A section of the Vanessa tameamea isolate UH-Manoa-2023 chromosome 29, ilVanTame1 primary haplotype, whole genome shotgun sequence genome encodes:
- the LOC135194338 gene encoding histone H4: MTGRGKGGKGLGKGGAKRHRKVLRDNIQGITKPAIRRLARRGGVKRISGLIYEETRGVLKVFLENVIRDAVTYTEHAKRKTVTAMDVVYALKRQGRTLYGFGG, from the coding sequence ATGACCGGTCGCGGTAAAGGTGGAAAGGGTCTGGGGAAAGGAGGCGCGAAGCGACACAGGAAAGTGCTCCGTGATAACATCCAAGGTATCACGAAACCGGCCATCCGTCGTCTCGCACGCAGAGGCGGTGTGAAACGTATATCCGGTCTGATATACGAAGAGACTCGCGGTGTCCTCAAAGTGTTCCTCGAGAACGTAATCCGCGACGCCGTCACCTACACCGAGCACGCGAAGAGGAAGACCGTCACCGCCATGGACGTAGTGTACGCCCTGAAACGTCAGGGACGTACTCTGTACGGTTTCGGcggttaa
- the LOC135194336 gene encoding histone H2B translates to MPPKTSGKAAKKSGKAQKNISKSDKKKKKHKRKESYAIYIYKVLKQVHPDTGISSKAMSIMNSFVNDIFERIAAEASRLAHYNKRSTITSREVQTSVRLLLPGELAKHAVSEGTKAVTKYTSSK, encoded by the coding sequence ATGCCGCCTAAGACTAGCGGAAAGGCCGCCAAGAAATCGGGCAAAGCTCAGAAGAACATCTCCAAGTCggacaagaagaagaagaagcataAGAGGAAGGAGAGCTACGCAATCTACATTTACAAAGTACTGAAACAGGTACATCCCGACACCGGTATCTCGAGTAAGGCCATGTCGATCATGAACTCTTTCGTGAACGATATCTTCGAGCGCATCGCCGCCGAGGCTTCTCGTCTCGCTCACTACAACAAGCGATCGACGATCACCTCGAGGGAGGTGCAGACTTCGGTGAGGCTTCTTCTGCCCGGCGAGCTCGCCAAGCACGCCGTGAGCGAAGGTACTAAGGCCGTAACGAAGTACACGAGCTCCAAGTAA
- the LOC135194333 gene encoding histone H3, translated as MARTKQTARKSTGGKAPRKQLATKAARKSAPATGGVKKPHRYRPGTVALREIRRYQKSTELLIRKLPFQRLVREIAQDFKTDLRFQSSAVMALQEASEAYLVGLFEDTNLCAIHAKRVTIMPKDIQLARRIRGERA; from the coding sequence ATGGCTCGTACTAAGCAGACGGCCCGAAAATCTACCGGTGGTAAGGCACCGCGCAAGCAGCTCGCCACCAAGGCGGCTCGCAAGAGCGCTCCTGCCACGGGAGGAGTGAAGAAACCTCATCGTTACAGACCCGGTACGGTCGCCCTTCGTGAGATCCGTCGTTACCAGAAGAGCACTGAGCTTCTGATCCGCAAACTGCCATTCCAGCGTCTCGTTCGTGAGATCGCTCAAGACTTCAAGACCGATCTCCGTTTCCAGAGTTCCGCCGTAATGGCCCTGCAGGAAGCAAGCGAAGCTTATCTCGTCGGTCTCTTCGAAGACACGAACCTGTGCGCTATCCACGCTAAGCGTGTGACGATCATGCCTAAGGATATTCAATTGGCGCGCAGGATCCGAGGAGAACGTGCCTAA
- the LOC135194335 gene encoding histone H2A → MSGRGKGGKVKGKAKSRSNRAGLQFPVGRIHRLLRKGNYAERVGAGAPVYLAAVMEYLAAEVLELAGNAARDNKKTRIIPRHLQLAIRNDEELNKLLSGVTIAQGGVLPNIQAVLLPKKTEKKA, encoded by the coding sequence ATGTCCGGTCGCGGTAAAGGAGGCAAAGTCAAGGGGAAGGCAAAGTCGCGTTCGAACCGTGCCGGTCTACAGTTTCCGGTCGGACGTATACACAGACTCCTCAGGAAGGGTAACTACGCAGAGCGCGTCGGTGCCGGTGCACCCGTGTATCTCGCGGCCGTCATGGAATACCTAGCCGCTGAAGTACTCGAGTTGGCCGGCAACGCCGCCCGCGACAACAAGAAGACCAGGATCATACCGAGACATCTACAGTTGGCGATCCGTAACGACGAGGAGCTGAACAAGTTGCTCTCGGGCGTGACTATCGCACAAGGTGGCGTCCTACCTAACATCCAAGCCGTACTTCTGCCCAAGAAGACCGAGAAGAAGGCTTAA